In Takifugu flavidus isolate HTHZ2018 chromosome 13, ASM371156v2, whole genome shotgun sequence, the following are encoded in one genomic region:
- the ppp1r3ab gene encoding uncharacterized protein ppp1r3ab isoform X1, which yields MEFVGQSGSSGAYSLLGVPGLSTLDLDVDDDDGEFVIGIRPKSSPLPRRRSSVCDEDSEPEPPPCGSRRVSFADAKGQSLVQVKEFDSWDVPKLPGCDCSESSGTDEDDYFLFPLNFCLPLSAEELSNKVQAQKVDLETIELIPGTTILKGVIRVLNICFSKAVYIRTTLDSWSSHFDLLAEHIPGSSDNLTDCFSFKLTLVPPFGEQGARVDFCLRYETPAGTFWANNNSKNYVLVCQKRVRSLDKPQWENANKKSCLKTAGQTFSAAEIVSAEDSCKENMSQDVLRVEGRKSAVKTKKGSDDQPGTTHEKEQELLRENQHNRIQRTQRQAARMARVKRIFTQRDGGANELQRDEPTPQTQMPGEETPSEVPEITGSSKSQASLKMCKMPALVINDVSQPHETCNTEPQKSESFDHVARGGEGDADIRDNPSPPNDYTPAECQNDIGAKPADRIIPASSSENGSRFGTVVAPLYQQVFCTAGSERPTVRDWGNPSPTTTNLIQIFPLADGKNTRSTKPAHDGDNKDKIMVTKTEDSSHKSLKSSTNEEGEKRAMVEESRVVQNVESLKVPEILSDQGSNKFDVLKTVLGDKVVHPPTPNSLNPNFSAPELFAEGLNLWGEAQERDVTNDLQEQSTAGTAQDPRLERPCQVKSSTCETQGQSEEQLLHSLEISLQTPERAPECLERDSGSGGHKSLTFHGKAQEEKAETMWVCRPMPGDALVKQDNDIVNSEDTNENIVSTDEELSFTIGDTEVSDEDRREQIEDSETVLLSENKDSTELEMETMDNNLIEVITAAEEEGKDKIIQDTLQEIQETGDGKLGEAWANKQGGGVEKGSLESPNTSQEEKRTIESAKKTKDEQDEMGSEKENHTAETFQVNIERKNVLEQEEDAVIEEEFMIQWNNSDDHKAQEMDENVHETNPGGRGEVLLDLTSEPESMAVNEQENGERCSDARLNITDNKGEDCSYAPESDVQHKQECDKENTEEEQSANMANETLLDKEEAFHNNTNITHDLSKAEGDEPEHAAAEEWPCQWPEGDRLSPDDTSSESDSGDEVELYMHCLRAVHSGAQVQKDKNRDAGSNVAKSPNRGKLLSTPMPSISESADEEPPLGWHQDSGEGTAEIQTKPAALPETSEQSLVSTNVARWDTLNCENLSKTLLYATMLVSFVFLAFYYDFLACFGLYILSIIWLCCQSDRQPAKNNRLG from the exons ATGGAGTTTGTGGGACAGTCAGGATCCTCCGGGGCCTACAGCCTCCTTGGAGTGCCAGGACTCAGCACGCTGGACCTGGACGTAGACGACGATGACGGCGAGTTTGTGATCGGAATAAGGCCCAAATCATCTCCACTGCCACGAAGAAGAAGCTCGGTGTGCGACGAAGACTCGGAACCCGAACCACCTCCATGTGGCTCCAGGAGAGTGTCCTTTGCAGATGCCAAGGGTCAGAGTTTGGTGCAGGTGAAGGAGTTTGACTCTTGGGATGTACCTAAATTACCAGGGTGCGATTGTTCTGAGAGCAGTGGGACAGATGAAGATGACTATTTCCTATTTCCTCTTAATTTCTGTCTTCCCTTATCTGCAGAGGAGTTGTCTAATAAGGTTCAGGCACAGAAAGTGGACCTGGAGACCATTGAATTAATCCCAGGAACCACAATACTAAAAGGAGTTATCCGTGTCCTCAACATCTGTTTCAGCAAAGCAGTCTATATCCGAACCACTTTGGACTCCTGGTCTAGCCACTTTGACCTTCTAGCAGAGCACATTCCAGGTTCGAGCGACAATCTCACAGACTGTTTCTCATTCAAGCTCACTTTAGTGCCTCCGTTTGGAGAGCAAGGAGCCAGAGTTGACTTTTGTCTGCGCTATGAAACTCCTGCGGGGACTTTCTGGGCTAACAATAACAGCAAGAACTACGTGCTGGTCTGTCAGAAGAGGGTGAGGAGTTTGGACAAACCACAGTGGGAAAATGCTAACAAGAAGAGCTGCCTGAAGACTGCTGG TCAAACCTTTTCGGCTGCGGAAATCGTTTCAGCTGAAGATTCTTGTAAAGAAAACATGTCACAGG ATGTGTTAAGAGTCGAAGGGAGAAAATCTGCTGTCAAAACAAAGAAAGGCTCCGATGATCAGCCAGGAACAACACATGAAAAAGAACAGGAACTATTG AGGGAAAATCAACACAACCGCATCCAAAGAACTCAAAGACAGGCTGCACGGATGGCCCGTGTGAAACGAATCTTTACTCAAAGGGACGGTGGAGCAAATGAGCTGCAAAGGGATGAACCAACACCACAGACCCAAATGCCCGGAGAGGAAACACCATCAGAGGTGCCTGAGATTACCGGTAGCAGTAAATCACAAGCTTCTcttaaaatgtgcaaaatgccCGCTCTTGTTATCAATGATGTCTCACAGCCACATGAAACATGCAACACTGAGCCACAGAAGTCTGAGAGCTTCGACCACGTGGCCAGAGGAGGTGAGGGTGATGCAGATATCAGAGACAACCCCTCACCGCCAAATGATTATACTCCTGCAGAGTGCCAGAACGACATTGGAGCCAAACCAGCTGACCGTATTATTCCTGCATCGAGCAGTGAAAACGGTTCCAGATTTGGGACAGTGGTGGCTCCCCTGTATCAGCAGGTCTTTTGCACAGCGGGAAGTGAAAGACCGACTGTGCGCGATTGGGGAAATCCCTCCCCGACTACAACTAATTTAATTCAAATCTTCCCTCTCGCTGATGGGAAAAACACTCGCAGCACCAAGCCAGCACATGATGGGGATAACAAGGACAAAATTATGGTGACAAAAACTGAAGACAGCTCACACAAATCACTGAAGAGTTCCACGAatgaagagggagaaaagcGCGCCATGGTGGAAGAAAGTCGTGTTGTACAAAATGTTGAATCTCTGAAGGTTCCAGAAATACTTTCAGACCAGGGCAGCAATAAATTTGACGTTCTAAAAACAGTTCTGGGAGACAAAGTAGTCCACCCACCGACTCCAAACAGTTTAAACCCCAATTTCTCCGCTCCAGAATTATTCGCTGAGGGTTTGAATCTCTGGGGAGAAGCCCAGGAACGAGATGTAACCAATGACCTTCAAGAGCAAAGTACAGCTGGGACAGCGCAGGATCCACGGCTAGAGCGTCCCTGCCAAGTGAAAAGTAGCACATGTGAAACACAAGGACAAAGTGAAGAACAACTCTTACACAGTTTAGAAATATCCCTGCAAACTCCAGAGAGAGCGCCGGAGTGTTTAGAGCGAGATAGCGGTTCAGGTGGGCATAAAAGTCTGACCTTTCATGGAAAAGCTCAGGAAGAAAAGGCAGAGACGATGTGGGTATGTAGGCCAATGCCTGGTGACGCATTAGTTAAGCAGGATAATGACATCGTAAACTCTGAAGACACTAATGAGAACATTGTATCAACAGATGAGGAGCTGAGTTTTACAATAGGAGATACTGAAGTATCAGATGAAGACCGTAGGGAACAGATAGAGGATTCAGAGACCGTGTTGCtatcagaaaataaagattcaaCAGAGTTGGAAATGGAGACAATGGACAATAATTTGATTGAGGTGatcacagctgcagaggaggaaggcaaAGACAAGATTATACAAGATACTTTACAGGAGATACAAGAGACGGGAGATGGGAAATTGGGAGAAGCATGGGCAAATAAACAGGGGGGGGGAGTTGAGAAAGGATCCCTCGAAAGCCCGAACACatcacaggaggaaaaaagaaccaTAGAATctgcaaaaaagacaaaagatgaaCAAGATGAGATGGGGTCGGAGAAAGAAAATCACACTGCAGAAACATTTCAGGTCAATATtgaaagaaaaaatgttttggaACAAGAAGAAGATGCAGTCATAGAGGAGGAGTTTATGATACAGTGGAACAATAGTGATGACCATAAAGCCCAAGAAATGGATGAAAATGTACATGAGACGAATCCAGGTGGCAGGGGGGAAGTTCTGCTGGATTTAACATCGGAACCAGAGAGCATGGCAGTAAATGAACAGGAAAATGGAGAGAGGTGCTCAGACGCAAGGTTAAACATAACAGACAACAAGGGCGAGGATTGTTCTTATGCTCCAGAGAGCGATGTGCAGCACAAGCAAGAATGTGACAAAGAAAATACTGAAGAGGAGCAAAGTGCAAACATGGCAAATGAGACGCTACTCGACAAAGAGGAAGCTTTTCATAACAACACGAATATCACGCATGACCTATCAAAGGCCGAGGGAGACGAGCCCGAgcacgctgctgcagaggaatgGCCGTGCCAATGGCCCGAGGGCGACCGACTCAGCCCGGACGACACTTCGTCTGAGTCGGACTCTGGCGATGAGGTGGAGCTGTACATGCACTGTCTGAGGGCCGTACACAGTGGAGCACAGGTCcagaaagacaagaacagggATGCAGGTTCTAATGTGGCCAAAAGCCCGAACAGAGGGAAACTGCTGTCCACGCCGATGCCGTCCATCAGTGAGTCTGCGGATGAAGAACCGCCGCTGGGTTGGCATCAGGACAGTGGTGAAGGGACGGCAGAAATCCAAACCAAACCTGCTGCTCTGCCAGAAACGAGTGAACAAAGCCTTGTCAGCACAAATGTTGCAAGGTGGGACACTTTAAACTGTGAAAATCTTTCAAAAACTTTGCTATATGCCACCATGTTAGTTTCATTTGTATTTCTGGCCTTCTATTATGATTTTCTTGCCTGTTTTGGCCTCTATATACTATCTATAATATGGCTGtgttgtcaaagtgacaggcaGCCGGCGAAAAACAACAGATTAGGGTGA
- the ppp1r3ab gene encoding uncharacterized protein ppp1r3ab isoform X2, translated as MWLQESVLCRCQGSEFGAEELSNKVQAQKVDLETIELIPGTTILKGVIRVLNICFSKAVYIRTTLDSWSSHFDLLAEHIPGSSDNLTDCFSFKLTLVPPFGEQGARVDFCLRYETPAGTFWANNNSKNYVLVCQKRVRSLDKPQWENANKKSCLKTAGQTFSAAEIVSAEDSCKENMSQDVLRVEGRKSAVKTKKGSDDQPGTTHEKEQELLRENQHNRIQRTQRQAARMARVKRIFTQRDGGANELQRDEPTPQTQMPGEETPSEVPEITGSSKSQASLKMCKMPALVINDVSQPHETCNTEPQKSESFDHVARGGEGDADIRDNPSPPNDYTPAECQNDIGAKPADRIIPASSSENGSRFGTVVAPLYQQVFCTAGSERPTVRDWGNPSPTTTNLIQIFPLADGKNTRSTKPAHDGDNKDKIMVTKTEDSSHKSLKSSTNEEGEKRAMVEESRVVQNVESLKVPEILSDQGSNKFDVLKTVLGDKVVHPPTPNSLNPNFSAPELFAEGLNLWGEAQERDVTNDLQEQSTAGTAQDPRLERPCQVKSSTCETQGQSEEQLLHSLEISLQTPERAPECLERDSGSGGHKSLTFHGKAQEEKAETMWVCRPMPGDALVKQDNDIVNSEDTNENIVSTDEELSFTIGDTEVSDEDRREQIEDSETVLLSENKDSTELEMETMDNNLIEVITAAEEEGKDKIIQDTLQEIQETGDGKLGEAWANKQGGGVEKGSLESPNTSQEEKRTIESAKKTKDEQDEMGSEKENHTAETFQVNIERKNVLEQEEDAVIEEEFMIQWNNSDDHKAQEMDENVHETNPGGRGEVLLDLTSEPESMAVNEQENGERCSDARLNITDNKGEDCSYAPESDVQHKQECDKENTEEEQSANMANETLLDKEEAFHNNTNITHDLSKAEGDEPEHAAAEEWPCQWPEGDRLSPDDTSSESDSGDEVELYMHCLRAVHSGAQVQKDKNRDAGSNVAKSPNRGKLLSTPMPSISESADEEPPLGWHQDSGEGTAEIQTKPAALPETSEQSLVSTNVARWDTLNCENLSKTLLYATMLVSFVFLAFYYDFLACFGLYILSIIWLCCQSDRQPAKNNRLG; from the exons ATGTGGCTCCAGGAGAGTGTCCTTTGCAGATGCCAAGGGTCAGAGTTTGGTGCAG AGGAGTTGTCTAATAAGGTTCAGGCACAGAAAGTGGACCTGGAGACCATTGAATTAATCCCAGGAACCACAATACTAAAAGGAGTTATCCGTGTCCTCAACATCTGTTTCAGCAAAGCAGTCTATATCCGAACCACTTTGGACTCCTGGTCTAGCCACTTTGACCTTCTAGCAGAGCACATTCCAGGTTCGAGCGACAATCTCACAGACTGTTTCTCATTCAAGCTCACTTTAGTGCCTCCGTTTGGAGAGCAAGGAGCCAGAGTTGACTTTTGTCTGCGCTATGAAACTCCTGCGGGGACTTTCTGGGCTAACAATAACAGCAAGAACTACGTGCTGGTCTGTCAGAAGAGGGTGAGGAGTTTGGACAAACCACAGTGGGAAAATGCTAACAAGAAGAGCTGCCTGAAGACTGCTGG TCAAACCTTTTCGGCTGCGGAAATCGTTTCAGCTGAAGATTCTTGTAAAGAAAACATGTCACAGG ATGTGTTAAGAGTCGAAGGGAGAAAATCTGCTGTCAAAACAAAGAAAGGCTCCGATGATCAGCCAGGAACAACACATGAAAAAGAACAGGAACTATTG AGGGAAAATCAACACAACCGCATCCAAAGAACTCAAAGACAGGCTGCACGGATGGCCCGTGTGAAACGAATCTTTACTCAAAGGGACGGTGGAGCAAATGAGCTGCAAAGGGATGAACCAACACCACAGACCCAAATGCCCGGAGAGGAAACACCATCAGAGGTGCCTGAGATTACCGGTAGCAGTAAATCACAAGCTTCTcttaaaatgtgcaaaatgccCGCTCTTGTTATCAATGATGTCTCACAGCCACATGAAACATGCAACACTGAGCCACAGAAGTCTGAGAGCTTCGACCACGTGGCCAGAGGAGGTGAGGGTGATGCAGATATCAGAGACAACCCCTCACCGCCAAATGATTATACTCCTGCAGAGTGCCAGAACGACATTGGAGCCAAACCAGCTGACCGTATTATTCCTGCATCGAGCAGTGAAAACGGTTCCAGATTTGGGACAGTGGTGGCTCCCCTGTATCAGCAGGTCTTTTGCACAGCGGGAAGTGAAAGACCGACTGTGCGCGATTGGGGAAATCCCTCCCCGACTACAACTAATTTAATTCAAATCTTCCCTCTCGCTGATGGGAAAAACACTCGCAGCACCAAGCCAGCACATGATGGGGATAACAAGGACAAAATTATGGTGACAAAAACTGAAGACAGCTCACACAAATCACTGAAGAGTTCCACGAatgaagagggagaaaagcGCGCCATGGTGGAAGAAAGTCGTGTTGTACAAAATGTTGAATCTCTGAAGGTTCCAGAAATACTTTCAGACCAGGGCAGCAATAAATTTGACGTTCTAAAAACAGTTCTGGGAGACAAAGTAGTCCACCCACCGACTCCAAACAGTTTAAACCCCAATTTCTCCGCTCCAGAATTATTCGCTGAGGGTTTGAATCTCTGGGGAGAAGCCCAGGAACGAGATGTAACCAATGACCTTCAAGAGCAAAGTACAGCTGGGACAGCGCAGGATCCACGGCTAGAGCGTCCCTGCCAAGTGAAAAGTAGCACATGTGAAACACAAGGACAAAGTGAAGAACAACTCTTACACAGTTTAGAAATATCCCTGCAAACTCCAGAGAGAGCGCCGGAGTGTTTAGAGCGAGATAGCGGTTCAGGTGGGCATAAAAGTCTGACCTTTCATGGAAAAGCTCAGGAAGAAAAGGCAGAGACGATGTGGGTATGTAGGCCAATGCCTGGTGACGCATTAGTTAAGCAGGATAATGACATCGTAAACTCTGAAGACACTAATGAGAACATTGTATCAACAGATGAGGAGCTGAGTTTTACAATAGGAGATACTGAAGTATCAGATGAAGACCGTAGGGAACAGATAGAGGATTCAGAGACCGTGTTGCtatcagaaaataaagattcaaCAGAGTTGGAAATGGAGACAATGGACAATAATTTGATTGAGGTGatcacagctgcagaggaggaaggcaaAGACAAGATTATACAAGATACTTTACAGGAGATACAAGAGACGGGAGATGGGAAATTGGGAGAAGCATGGGCAAATAAACAGGGGGGGGGAGTTGAGAAAGGATCCCTCGAAAGCCCGAACACatcacaggaggaaaaaagaaccaTAGAATctgcaaaaaagacaaaagatgaaCAAGATGAGATGGGGTCGGAGAAAGAAAATCACACTGCAGAAACATTTCAGGTCAATATtgaaagaaaaaatgttttggaACAAGAAGAAGATGCAGTCATAGAGGAGGAGTTTATGATACAGTGGAACAATAGTGATGACCATAAAGCCCAAGAAATGGATGAAAATGTACATGAGACGAATCCAGGTGGCAGGGGGGAAGTTCTGCTGGATTTAACATCGGAACCAGAGAGCATGGCAGTAAATGAACAGGAAAATGGAGAGAGGTGCTCAGACGCAAGGTTAAACATAACAGACAACAAGGGCGAGGATTGTTCTTATGCTCCAGAGAGCGATGTGCAGCACAAGCAAGAATGTGACAAAGAAAATACTGAAGAGGAGCAAAGTGCAAACATGGCAAATGAGACGCTACTCGACAAAGAGGAAGCTTTTCATAACAACACGAATATCACGCATGACCTATCAAAGGCCGAGGGAGACGAGCCCGAgcacgctgctgcagaggaatgGCCGTGCCAATGGCCCGAGGGCGACCGACTCAGCCCGGACGACACTTCGTCTGAGTCGGACTCTGGCGATGAGGTGGAGCTGTACATGCACTGTCTGAGGGCCGTACACAGTGGAGCACAGGTCcagaaagacaagaacagggATGCAGGTTCTAATGTGGCCAAAAGCCCGAACAGAGGGAAACTGCTGTCCACGCCGATGCCGTCCATCAGTGAGTCTGCGGATGAAGAACCGCCGCTGGGTTGGCATCAGGACAGTGGTGAAGGGACGGCAGAAATCCAAACCAAACCTGCTGCTCTGCCAGAAACGAGTGAACAAAGCCTTGTCAGCACAAATGTTGCAAGGTGGGACACTTTAAACTGTGAAAATCTTTCAAAAACTTTGCTATATGCCACCATGTTAGTTTCATTTGTATTTCTGGCCTTCTATTATGATTTTCTTGCCTGTTTTGGCCTCTATATACTATCTATAATATGGCTGtgttgtcaaagtgacaggcaGCCGGCGAAAAACAACAGATTAGGGTGA